A single region of the Cydia pomonella isolate Wapato2018A unplaced genomic scaffold, ilCydPomo1 PGA_scaffold_198, whole genome shotgun sequence genome encodes:
- the LOC133533675 gene encoding pheromone-binding protein 1-like, which produces MCNQKEVLLLAFICLSLGKLVDSSEQVLTDMSTNFVKALDECKKEEGLPDTITADFIHFWKEDYALTSRLTGCAILCLSKKLEIVDPDLELHHGNTKEFAMKHGADEELAMDLVTIIHDCGNSIQPNDDQCVKVLEWAKCFKVEIHKKGMAPSVEIAVGEVLAEIAMV; this is translated from the exons ATGTGTAACCAAAAAGAAGTTTTGCTCCTGGCGTTCATATGCCTGAGTTTAGGCAAACTCGTGGACTCCTCTGAACAAGTGCTAACCGACATGTCAACCAACTTTGTGAAGGCGTTGGATGAATGTAAGAAAGAG GAAGGCCTGCCGGACACCATCACCGCTGACTTCATACACTTCTGGAAGGAAGACTACGCGCTCACGAGCCGCCTCACGGGCTGCGCTATCCTGTGCTTGTCCAAAAAACTGGAGATAGTGGACCCTGACTTGGAACTGCATCATGGCAACACAAAGGAGTTTGCTATGAAACATGGGGCAG ATGAGGAGCTAGCCATGGACCTAGTTACCATAATCCATGATTGCGGCAACAGTATCCAGCCTAATGACGACCAGTGCGTGAAGGTGCTCGAGTGGGCCAAATGCTTCAAGGTGGAAATCCATAAGAAAGGCATGGCTCCGTCCGTGGAGATCGCTGTGGGAGAAGTGTTGGCTGAAATTGCGATGGTTTAA